Proteins found in one Micropterus dolomieu isolate WLL.071019.BEF.003 ecotype Adirondacks linkage group LG12, ASM2129224v1, whole genome shotgun sequence genomic segment:
- the LOC123980907 gene encoding phosphatidylcholine:ceramide cholinephosphotransferase 2-like yields the protein MAASELIEDEDRVCRHVEVNATTVNASTPPHPPSVANGTPTCPADAPTAPTDAHDGAKLSSLMKQNKLINSLSSGLRRHCDYVKISVPEERANRLPKEWWKTGVAFLYALFILIFTTVVITVVHERVPDKSVSPPLPDKFFDYLDRVPWAFTVTEVNGLILVGLWLIQWLFLTHRAIVGRRCFFLIGTLYMYRCVTMYITTLPVPGKHMVCAPKLYNDSTGKIWRILKLLSGGGLSLTGSHLMCGDFLYSGHTVMLTLSYLFIKEYSPRWMWWYHWLCWLLSASGVVCILIGHEHYSIDVVIAYIATTRTFWWYHTMANTHTLRRAPNNYLSRTWWNPIFNFLEGNVKTTVPIVFSWPVALPSFCRQRYRMVGAGRDE from the exons ATGGCAGCGTCAGAACTCATCGAGGACGAGGACAGAGTCTGCCGCCACGTGGAAGTTAACGCGACCACAGTGAACGCCTCTacacctcctcatcctccgAGCGTTGCCAACGGTACCCCAACGTGCCCCGCCGACGCGCCGACGGCCCCCACCGACGCCCACGACGGCGCCAAACTGAGCAGCCTGATGAAACAGAACAAGCTGATTAACTCTCTGAGCAGCGGCCTGAGGCGCCACTGCGACTACGTGAAGATCTCCGTGCCGGAGGAGCGGGCAAACCGCCTCCCCAAGGAGTGGTGGAAGACGGGCGTGGCCTTCCTCTACGCCCTGTTCATCCTCATCTTCACCACCGTTGTCATCACCGTCGTCCACGAGAGGGTGCCGGACAAGTCGGTGAGCCCGCCGCTGCCGGACAAGTTCTTCGACTACTTGGACCGAGTGCCCTGGGCCTTCACCGTCACCGAGGTCAACGGGCTGATCCTGGTCGGGCTCTGGCTCATCCAGTGGCTCTTCCTCACACACAG agcTATAGTGGGTCGTCGCTGTTTCTTCCTGATCGGGACTCTCTACATGTATCGCTGCGTCACCATGTACATCACCACCCTGCCCGTGCCTGGAAAACACATGGTCTGCGCTCCAAag CTGTACAACGACTCAACGGGGAAAATCTGGAGGATTTTGAAGCTGCTATCAGGAGGAG GTTTGTCTCTGACCGGCTCTCACCTGATGTGCGGTGACTTCCTGTACAGCGGTCACACCGTCATGTTGACGCTGTCCTACCTCTTCATCAAAGAGT ACTCTCCGCGGTGGATGTGGTGGTATCACTGGCTCTGCTGGTTGCTCAGCGCCTCGGGAGTCGTCTGCATCCTGATCGGTCATGAGCACTACAGCATCGACGTGGTGATCGCATACATCGCCACCACCAGGACCTTCTGGTGGTACCACACCATGGCCAACACACAT ACGCTGCGTCGAGCTCCCAACAACTACCTGTCGAGGACGTGGTGGAACCCGATCTTCAATTTCCTGGAGGGGAACGTTAAGACAACGGTTCCCATTGTGTTCTCGTGGCCCGTGGCCCTGCCGTCCTTCTGCAGACAGCGGTACAGGATGGTGGGTGCGGGGAGGGACGAGTG